Proteins from a single region of Pungitius pungitius chromosome 4, fPunPun2.1, whole genome shotgun sequence:
- the LOC119225587 gene encoding coiled-coil domain-containing protein 81-like — translation MVMMDLLRLLSGTLQTLPHLSADDIQCIWAKVSGYIERQMTLQKGVHLAGLGTFTFSQQKSDKYTTIQQPIFLLAGRLIQSFGLKQVRPLAAATKLPVVQLNFAAVSQETPFSRDVVEGCVRETFLLLFKALASGQDIFLTLQGIGVLSFKNNQVRMKFSRGFISAMDGTGRPLLASNSRPGSSGFLLSGGPSRLQGPQTANPVRLPTVCSPQPDNKAGDKDVWCLSPAPDQRNAGEVPQQREPKSHQPLQPAQMKAVCLSEELKPKPPPQTKYKPSTSVTPPGLTPKRLTLSCSGHTRAGQELCYLCMQRAQRNVPVYLRELQRAEERAQEKLLLLKAQQRDKHHMDQEQETLNEQRKHAKHVATFNLQMSEKKEKICCPLFPTSFVFPTRPFTPAKRIQQHRYKNDLQSQIETRRQREARDQQNRLLVEHLDQVQLVREDALQKAQQLQQKHERTAQYKRALDTQAGDKKCTDPPECQADDGGFNRCQTAANRAEGHERAQKLFVVNFSAATHLKKEELQSRLAELEREREVLKHNKMEFAKDRINRFEKERDISKSLEAEWSRTAGLKHQREEEERRFLRSAGELLVDKLAQYRRCCQCKRRTTNCGETNIWKDSRYLSGSQFMM, via the exons atggtgatgatggacCTCCTACGGCTGCTGTCAGGAACTTTGCAAACTCTCCCCCACCTCTCTGCTGACG ATATACAATGTATTTGGGCTAAGGTATCCGGTTACATTGAACGTCAGATGACCCTACAAAAG GGGGTCCACCTAGCAGGACTGGGGACCTTCACCTTTTCTCAGCAGAAGTCGGACAAGTACACAACGATTCAACAACCCATCTTCCTCTTGGCTGGAAGACTTATCCAGTCTTTTGGGTTAAAGCAGGTCAGACCACTGgctgcag CAACTAAACTGCCAGTGGTGCAACTGAACTTTGCTGCCGTGTCACAAGAGACTCCTTTCAGTCGAGACGTAGTGGAGGGCTGCGTCAGAGAAacgtttcttctcctcttcaaaGCTTTAGCTTCTGGACAAGACATCTTCCTCACCTTGCAGGGAATTGGAGTTTTGTCCTTCAAGAATAACCAG GTGCGGATGAAGTTCAGCAGAGGTTTTATTAGCGCTATGGATGGAACCGGTCGGCCGCTGTTAGCCTCTAACAGT AGACCCGGGAGCAGTGGCTTTTTACTGTCTGGTGGCCCGTCCAGGCTTCAGGGGCCACAGACTGCCAACCCCGTCAGGCTGCCAACTGTCTGCTCTCCTCAGCCAGACAACAAAGCTGGGGACAAAGACGTATGGTGCTTGTCACCAGCTCCAGACCAAAGGAATGCAGGAG AAGTTCCCCAACAGAGAGAACCTAAATCCCATCAGCCACTGCAGCCTGCCCAGATGAAAGCTGTCTGCCTGTCAGAAGAACTGAAACCAAAACCTCCCCCGCAGACCAAGTACaa GCCCAGCACCTCAGTCACACCACCAGGGCTCACTCCCAAACGCCTGACCCTTAGCTGCTCTGGCCACACGCGTGCTGGACAG GAACTGTGCTACCTGTGTATGCAGCGGGCCCAAAGAAATGTTCCAGTCTACCTGAGGGAGCTGCAGCGGGCAGAGGAGAGGGCTCAGGAGAAACTCTTACTGCTGAAAGCACAGCAGAGAGACAAGCATCACATGGACCAGGAACAA GAGACGCTGAATGAGCAGCGTAAACATGCAAAGCATGTTGCAACATTCAATCTGCAAATGtcggagaagaaagagaagattTGTTGTCCTCTCTTCCCT ACTTCATTCGTCTTCCCGACTCGGCCCTTCACACCTGCAAAAAGGATCCAGCAACATCGTTACAAGAACGACCTTCAGAGCCAGATAGAGACACGGCGACAACGCGAGGCTCGAGACCAGCAGAACCGGCTGCTCGTGGAGCACCTGGACCAGGTCCAGCTGGTCCGGGA GGATGCTTTGCAGAAggctcagcagctccagcagaaaCACGAGAGAACTGCACAGTACAAGAGGGCTCTGGACACGCAG GCTGGAGATAAGAAGTGCACAGATCCTCCAGAGTGTCAAGCTGACGACGGCGGGTTCAACCGCTGCCAGACTGCAGCCAACAGGGCAGAAGGCCATGAGAGGGCACAGAAG CTCTTCGTAGTAAATTTCAGTGCTGCCACTCATCTGAAGAAAGAAGAACTGCAAAGCCGCCTTGccgagctggagagagagagagaagttctAAAACACAACAAGATGGA GTTTGCAAAGGACCGCATCAATCGCTTTGAGAAGGAGCGGGACATCAGTAAGTCGCTGGAGGCCGAGTGGAGTCGCACCGCAGGGCTCAAACACcagcgagaggaagaggagaggcgcTTCCTCAG GTCTGCTGGTGAGCTACTGGTAGATAAACTGGCACAGTACAGGCGTTGCTGCCAGTGTAAGAGGAGGACCACCAACTGTGGGGAGACAAACATCTGGAAGGACTCTCGGTACCTCTCTGGCTCACAGTTCATGATGTGA